In the Sorghum bicolor cultivar BTx623 chromosome 4, Sorghum_bicolor_NCBIv3, whole genome shotgun sequence genome, AAGCCCATCATGTTACAATCCGGAGGTTTCACAAAGTAAGCCCACTTcaaaaaaaaacagtaagcccaaaGAAAACATGGCCTTTACTCGGCCCATCTCCGCCGCCATGCCGTGCTGCTCACTCACTGTCAGCCTGCCGCCGGTCTGGTCTGCGGTCTGCCACAGCTCGCCACGGCCGCGAGCGGCGAGAGCGACAGTGCGAACAGGCTCGTCAGCCAACAGGAATCAAGTGCACATTCCCACTcccgcgcgccgcggccggtggcggcggccatggctgaGCTGCGGCactcggcggcggcgcgtgcGTCCAACTCCCCCGCCAAGCGCGACTCCGACGCCTCCGCCGCGTCGTCCCCCTTCCTCCCCTCCCCCTCCACCCGCGGCAgccgcggcggcgacgacgacgacgacggcaagGACGTCCACCGCTCGTCCCCTCTCCTGTCGCACCACCACCACAAGCGCGCCCACCTGCTGACGTCCCCGTTCCGCTCCCTCCTCGCACTGGAGGACCCCAGGTCCCCCGCCGCCTCGTCCTCCTACCGGATCCTGCTTGCCCTCCTCGCGCTCCTCCTCGCCGCTGGGATCTTCTGCGCGCCCTTGCTCTGGTCCCGCCTTGTGAGCTCCTGGCCCCTCCAGTGTCTTCCCAATGCTATTCAATTTCGTCAGGATTACGACTTGTCACTGACATTCTGTGTTGGTGTTGCCCGTCTGATCCTAGAACACGCCGTACTTGTGCCACAAGGAGGGGATCACGCTCCACTGCCCTGAGGTGAAGTGTGCTTCATTGCTCCAAGGGTTTTGGGACTCATGCTTGCTTCAGGAGCATTTTGTCTGAAGAATTTCTGCTTTGGGTGCAGACGAAGGAACCCCCATCTCTATGGGAGAATCCACGTGCTGCCACTACATCTTGGAAGCCCTGTGCAGAGCGACGCAGCAATGAGCCCTCAGGCGAGTATACCTTTCATGCTTCTTATAAAGACAGCCATGTAGCATACATATATTGCATCCCTACTTTATACATCACCCTGATCACTTTGAGGTCAATAACCTACATTGTGCAAATTTCGATCTCCCAGAGCTAGTGTTTACTGATCTAGTTCAGAAACTGAATTTCCTATGTCTCAGGAACTCGTCTAATTGTTATATGTAGTTTCATGTTAGATGATGGATTTATGAGACAGCACATCTAATGTCTGTTTCCTTTCATGACTGGGTCCCTACTAAGTGATGATATCATAAATTTCTATATCATGCAGATGTCCCATCAGTAAATGAAACCTCTGGGTATATTTTTATCCATGCTGAGGGAGGACTAAACCAGCAACGCATAGCTGTATGTATGCACTTCTGTCCCTCAGCCTTCCTCATCTAGTTGTGTGTGAGTGCTAATTGCAATATACAAGCCTAGGTTTGATTATTTTCCTGTTGGCGTGGCTGCTGCTCATTGCTCAACCATATAAGTACAATACCCCTTGAATATAAGTTTTTTGGTTCTCCCTTGGCAGATCATGCCAGTTTCTTGAGCTTGTCCATTAGTTTTCTAATAAATGGAATTGGGTTTTAGCTACTTCTCTCAAAAAGTGAACAATTTGAATTTCAGATGTCTGTTGTTTTTGCAGATATGTAATGCTGTTGCAATTGCCAAAATAATGAGAGCAACGCTTATTTTGCCTGTTCTGAAGCAGGACCAAATTTGGAAAGACCAGACGTAAGTATTATTTCCTGTTCCGAATTCTAATGTATTCTTCTTGTCTATTTCCCTGCCGatatttaatagataattgtatCATATAAAGTCTTGTTAACTAGAACTTAAGCTGTCCACAAAACTAAGACGACTATTTTAGGTCCTACTTTCATTGAAAGTTTTGCTCAAAATATGTGTAATGGAATTTTGTTAGCTTAAAATCCTTGTAACACTTAATGATTTTTCATACTATCATCTATAGATGATTGTATCTGTCATTCTGTTACAGAGACATCAAAGTATGCTTCTGGAAATGGAAGTCAGTGCTTCATTTCTCATGCTTCACCTGTGATTGTAGTATTGTCCTATCATATAACGTCCTTCAATGAGGAAATCCGCTATGATGCTTCTGTGCGTTGCTAGTAAACTAGTGATTATTGGGACATCAAACAAAAAACATATGTGTTATTTGCAGTTGGGGTTTCCCCCCTGCTACTACTCTTCAGAAAAAAAGTGTTAGTTGCTGTTGTGGTTTCCCCCCTGCTACTCCTCTTAAAAAAACGTGTTAGTTGATCGGACCAAATGCAGATCAATGTACTTTTACCTGAAAAATCTGTCACCGTTCTTAAATAGTTTAATTTGTAATTGATAAACagccaagaaaaataataaaCTATGCTAATTTTGGTTGCTCCAAACCACTTTACGGAGTATAATGATAATAATTAATAGATAGTTGAATCATTTGGCATCTTTGAACTAGGTTATGTAGTCACAAAACTTGCAAGGACAGGAATTTCCAGTATCAGGCATATTTAGTCTGAACTTTTCTTGATCTCATACTGACCATCCTGTACTGAAGTAATTCCTTTGAGCACTTTGACATGATATGACCTACTTAAATACATTATTTACTTTCTGCCAGATTGTCATGGTCTGAGAACTTATATCTTCTCTGCAGGAAATTTGAAGATATCTTTGATGTTGATCATTTTATAAATTATTTGAAGGATGATGTACGGATTGTCCGAGATATCCCTGACTGGTTCACAGAGAAGGATGAGCTGTTTACCAGTATAAAGTAGGTGTTTTTTTACTCTCTGTTTCAATTACCTGAATTTTTGTTGGCAATGAATGATGTATTAATATTTGCTACTTTATATCATCAGGAATAGTTCTTTATGGTTTTGATGGTATTATCTCAATAGGGTGGGAAAATTTAAAGAAATTCATGTTGCTATATATGACATAAATCTCAACTGCCCATGCATTCTAAGCTGTTGTTTTGAACCAGTCTTTCCTTGTTTTTTTTCACAGAATAAAATCTTGATGAGGTATGACAACTGTTTGGTTATATTATGTCCTCTATGCAGTTCAGTTTAAAATGTGGCCAATTGAACAATATTATCAGGTATAACTAGATGAAGTGAAGTATATACATGCCAATAAAAATATTTGGTTATATACAGCTTATCCAACATTCTGCTATATTAAGACAATTTTGTGAACTTCTCCTGAAATCAAAGTGAAGACAACTCTTTTCTTTCCATTAGCTGCTGTGCTGTTGTCTTATGTTCGATGTTCTAAAAATATGCTCTCTGCACTCATCCTTATATGACTGGAAATTTCTTTATGCTTGACTGAATATTCATATTTCCATGATATGCATTGAATTATGGGTCTGTAACAGGCGTACTGTGAAGAACATCCCAAAGTATGCTTCAGCACAGTTTTATATTGACAATGTACTTCCAAGGATCAAAGAGAAAAAGATAATGTCTATCAAGCCATTTGTCGACAGGTTGGGGTAAGTAAACTTTTGAGTGCAACATTTTGGTGTTTTTTTTTCCAGTTCATGTTAATTTTGTGATTCAGAACACCTGGTCAGCTTAAAGTGCTGTGGTAAAGGGAGCAttattcttttcttttgttctttGTTCTGTGCAATGGTCATATCTTTTGCATTGATATGCTGTCAATGGAACAATCTGAAGCTAATGTGAAATTTCAATGTCCAGATATGATAATGTACCAATGGAGATTAACCGGCTAAGATGCAGAGTAAACTATCACGCATTAAAGTTCCTACCTGATATTGAGGAAATGGCCGATAAGCTTGCAGCAAGAATGAGGAACAGAACTGGCAACATAAATCCATACATGTATGTTATTAACTATCCTTTTTGTTGGATGATATTGTGTACAGTAGAGCTTGTATCTAACCAAGACATTATCCAATGCAGCTGAAGTTCACAATCAAACACtgacatttttttttattaaaggGCTCTTCACCTGAGATTTGAAAAAGGAATGGTGGGGCTTTCTTTCTGTGATTTTGCTGGCACACGGGAGGAGaaggcgatgatggccgcttaCAGGCAGAAAGAATGGCCAAGGCGCTACAAGGTGACGCAAATCTTGACTAGATATATCTGTTACATTGGACTGAGAAAGAAGACCTGGGAGAAATGAAGCACGGACATTTTTTTGAGCAATCTATGAAGCACGGACATTATAATGCCATTCTAAcgattttctcttctttttatcTGCATGCAGAATGGATCCCATCTGTGGCCACTGGCACTGCAGAAGAGAAAAGAAGGCCGTTGCCCTCTTGAGCCCGGTGAGATTGCTGTGATCCTGCGCGCACTGGGGTACACGAGCGGAACACAAATATACGTCGCCTCAGGGCAAGTGTACGGCGGCAAGAACCGGATGGCTCCCCTCAGGAACATGTTCCCCAACTTGGTAGGCACAGGCACAAATCCACAGCTCAGTGGCAACACATTGTTTGCTTGAACCCGTGAAACCAAATGGACACCCTATAATTATAATTATTCTATCAAAGCTGAAACCAGTAAGCCATTGCCGTGCATTTGCAGGTGACGAAGGAGGAGCTGGCGAGCGCGGAGGAGCTGGCGCCATTCCGGCGGCACGTGACGAGCCTGGCGGCGCTGGACTTCCTGGTGTGCCTGCGGTCGGACGTGTTCGTGATGACGCACGGCGGCAACTTCGCCAAGCTCATCATCGGGGCGCGACGCTACGCGGGGCACCGCCTCAAGTCGGTGAAGCCCGACAAGGGCCTCATGTCCAAGTCCCTGGGCGACCCCGACATGGGCTGGGCCTCCTTCGCGGAGGACGTCGTCGTCACGCACCGCACGCGGACGGGCCTCCCCGAGCCCACCTTCCCCAGCTACGATCTCTGGGAGAACCCGCTCACGCCCTGCATGTGCAGGGCCTGAGAGGTTGGCCCTCCTGCTGTGCTGAGTCCTCCGTCTTCTCGAGCCTTCTTCCCCTAGGTAGTAGTCCGTAGCCACTCCCATCAGCATTTCAGCAAGTACTATATGCTTCCATTTGTTAAGCACCTACGATTTTCTATGTATTTTGCTGGCCTAATCTGTAGTTTCACATAGTAGATCAGTTCTTGCTGAAAATGTCTTGGACAAAGCAGTGAATGAAGATAATATCAGTAACCTGCTTTCCCAAAACACCTTTGGGATTTACCAAATTAAGATCCTATTTGGTTTCCAAAAATTTATAAGATTCTTCGATttttatagagtattaaatataaatttaaaaaattaactaattacgtAATTTATATGTAGTTTATGAATCTGATTATTTTATAATTAGACAGTAATTACTAAATAATGAAACTACTACTGaacaaaaattaaaattttggggaactaaacgaGGAGCCAAGAAATGACTCTGAGATTTGGCTGCCGACATGATGTGGGATACCGTGAACTCGCTAGTCGTGACGTTTCTTTCCACGCGGCAGCTCGGGAGAGCCATGCGCCTCTCCGCTCGCCACGTTCTCCTGCAACTCGAAGCACTCAAAAGCTATTAAGAACTGGATTGGTTCTCGATCGAATCCAACAAGAACAGAAGAGAGACGAGAGTAGCAGAGCAGCTAGAAAGGAAGGAGTGGTCAGGTCAGCAATGGCGCAGCTTAGAGCACCCGCCGACGAGGAGAGGCTGCAGCAGGAGGCGCCGCACGGCGTGGCCGGCGGCGGGGACGTGAGCAGCAACAAGAAGGCGCGCGCGGGGCTCTGCGGCGTGCTCCGCGAGCGCAAGGTGGTGGAGCTGGCGCGCGCCAAGCGGCGGCTGGTGGAGGTCCCCTACACCGCGACGCTGGCGCACACGGCGAACGCGCTCCTTGCCGCGCGCGTCTCCGGCGTGGCCGTGGCCGCGCCGCCGGGCCACTGGATCGGCGCCGGCGGGTCCATGATCCTCGAGTCCGACCCGGCCACCGGCGCCGTCCGCAAGCACTACATCGGCATGGTCAACATGCTCGACATCCTCGCCCACATCGCCGAGGCCAGCGACGACGCCGAGGCCGACGGCGAGTCCGTCGACCTCGACCGCCGGATGGCCGTGCCGGTGTCCTCCGTCATCGGCCACTCCCTCGAGGGCCTCACTCTCTGGACGCTCCATCCGACAACCAGGTACGCCGCCCCGATCTCCAGTTCACTCTCTTTTTTTCCTCCCCTTCGCATTGTATGCAACGAACGACACGATATGTTCGTTCCGCCAGCGTGCTGGACTGCATGGAGACGTTCAGCAAGGGGGTGCACCGCGCGCTGGTGCCGCTGGAGAGCTCGGCGGACAACGTGGTGGCGGTGGAGCTGGTGGAGTCGGCGCCGGGGTACCGGATGCTCACCCAGATGGACGTGGCGAGGTTCCTCAGGGCGCACGGCGCGGAGCTGAGGGACGTGCTGTCGCGCACCGTGCGCGAGCTCGGCGCCGTGAACGACACGGTGTTCGCGGTCGCCGGCGGCACCAAGGTGATCGACGCCATCAGGGCGATGCGGGCGGCGTCGCTGACCGCGGTGCCCGTCGTGGAccacgccaccgccgccgccgttggtAGCGGTACAGAGACCCTTCAATACGTGAGTCCTGCACGCACCTCCGATGATCCGAACATGCCGGCGACGACGCCATGTATATGTATCTCTCGCTGTGTCTCCTGTCCTGTGGTAAATGAAATTCCTTTCGCCtgctgtgctgctgctgctgctgctgctgcaggggAACGGGCAAAGGGCGATCGAGACGTTCTCGGCGACGGACCTGCGAGACTGCCCGGTGGCGCGGCTGCAGCCGTGGCTGGGGATCAGCGTGACGGAGTTCAAGAGGAAGGTGGCGGAGTACCGGGCGAGCACCAAGCCCGTGGTGCCCGGCGCCGACGCCACGGACACCGGCACCCCGGCCGACGACACCCCCGCGGCCGTCGTCGCCGCGGACGACGAGCCGAGCGGcgagcagcaggaggaggaggaggagccggcggCGCTGGTGACGTGCTCCCCGGAGAGCACCCTCGGCGAGGCGATCGAGGCGGTGGCATCGAGGCACGTGCACCGGCTGTGGGTGGTCGACGAGGAAGGGCTCCTTCACGGCGTCGTGTCGCTCACCGACATCCTCCGGGCGGTGCGGGACGCCGCGCTCGGCGAGGACCGGGAGCTGCACAGCATCGTGTCGTGAGTCGTGACTCGTGACGTTTGGCAGTAGTAGTGTCATCCGCCTGCCGTGCTGCTGCAGGGTACGTACGCGGCAGCAAAGGGCGATCGAGACGTGTTccgacggccggccggccggctggcTGGCGGGCCGGTCGCCGGCGAGCTTTGTTTTGCCTTGTTGCTTTTGTTAGGCTCGTGGCTCCGATCCAGGCGTTGTGTTTCGTCTACACGCCTTCGCTGTTTTTGCATCGTTTTATTAATCAACTATAAATACGTGCTGCACTGCCGGTGTTTTCCAGCGATAGACAGCAGGGCACTGTGGCTGGTTCTTTTGTGCGACCCTTCTtgataggaaaaaaaaaaccccaaaacaaatgATGGTCTTTTGTGCGAGATGACCGGGCCGGGGAGGCTTCTTGTTGTCGATCAAGACATGGGGGATCTAGCTAGCTGGCCGGCGATCGAGCGTCTGGAACACCGGCCATCTCGATCGGCTTCTTCCAGTGCAGTCCGTCGATTGCCACGATCGACTATGAAGAAAAAGTGGATCGACGCGCACTAGGCGGATAGATATATAGATCCATCTCTTGCCTGTTGCGGAAGAAGGGCGGGAATAAATAATCGATGGGTGACGCTGATGATGTGCCGATCGCGCTCGGTCATCGCACGACGCGTGCAATTGCCGATATATACGCTGGACCGTGGAGAGGTGGAGACGCATGGGAGACATGGTGGTTGTCTCGTTCATGTACGTACAGCCATggactgagagagagagagagagacgtgCACGCGCGGCGGCACCACGCATCAGGGATGGGCAACGAGGCAGGCTTCCGAGCTGATAAATGAGGAGGCGAGCTCACGCTGGCGCCCTTTTCTTTTCTATAAAAAGAGACAAAAATCCCGACTGATGACTTGACAGCATCGACACGACACATGCGGAGACGACTGCAGTTACGCCGGTTCGCTCCCGTCGATGGACATCATCGATCGCGTCGCCTCGTGGTGGCGctccagcgccggcgccgccgaatGTCCGAATCCAACTCGGGGCGTGACGAGACGTCGAGACGGCACTGGGGCGAGTGCTGCCCCCACACGCCAAGCCAAACCTTGGGCTGTGTGGCGGCGGCCTACTCCGGAGTCGCGAGTCCCGGCCCATTAGTTTCGTGGTGTGGGGCCCACATAGGCCCATCAGCGACGTGTACTACGCCGGGACTGGAACCTGGAGGCCTGCCTGGTCTCGGATAAAAAGCCGAGACAAGAGGCGCGCGCATGGCCCGTCATTTTCCCTGGCCggatgcccccccccccccccgcggttCCGGTCGACCGTTGCGCGCAGCCGTACCGTACGCCGTCGCTCTCTGCGTGG is a window encoding:
- the LOC8076088 gene encoding uncharacterized protein At1g04910 — its product is MAELRHSAAARASNSPAKRDSDASAASSPFLPSPSTRGSRGGDDDDDGKDVHRSSPLLSHHHHKRAHLLTSPFRSLLALEDPRSPAASSSYRILLALLALLLAAGIFCAPLLWSRLNTPYLCHKEGITLHCPETKEPPSLWENPRAATTSWKPCAERRSNEPSDVPSVNETSGYIFIHAEGGLNQQRIAICNAVAIAKIMRATLILPVLKQDQIWKDQTKFEDIFDVDHFINYLKDDVRIVRDIPDWFTEKDELFTSIKRTVKNIPKYASAQFYIDNVLPRIKEKKIMSIKPFVDRLGYDNVPMEINRLRCRVNYHALKFLPDIEEMADKLAARMRNRTGNINPYMALHLRFEKGMVGLSFCDFAGTREEKAMMAAYRQKEWPRRYKNGSHLWPLALQKRKEGRCPLEPGEIAVILRALGYTSGTQIYVASGQVYGGKNRMAPLRNMFPNLVTKEELASAEELAPFRRHVTSLAALDFLVCLRSDVFVMTHGGNFAKLIIGARRYAGHRLKSVKPDKGLMSKSLGDPDMGWASFAEDVVVTHRTRTGLPEPTFPSYDLWENPLTPCMCRA
- the LOC8074660 gene encoding SNF1-related protein kinase regulatory subunit gamma-like PV42a, with amino-acid sequence MTLRFGCRHDVGYRELASRDVSFHAAARESHAPLRSPRSPATRSTQKLLRTGLVLDRIQQEQKRDESSRAARKEGVVRSAMAQLRAPADEERLQQEAPHGVAGGGDVSSNKKARAGLCGVLRERKVVELARAKRRLVEVPYTATLAHTANALLAARVSGVAVAAPPGHWIGAGGSMILESDPATGAVRKHYIGMVNMLDILAHIAEASDDAEADGESVDLDRRMAVPVSSVIGHSLEGLTLWTLHPTTSVLDCMETFSKGVHRALVPLESSADNVVAVELVESAPGYRMLTQMDVARFLRAHGAELRDVLSRTVRELGAVNDTVFAVAGGTKVIDAIRAMRAASLTAVPVVDHATAAAVGSGTETLQYGNGQRAIETFSATDLRDCPVARLQPWLGISVTEFKRKVAEYRASTKPVVPGADATDTGTPADDTPAAVVAADDEPSGEQQEEEEEPAALVTCSPESTLGEAIEAVASRHVHRLWVVDEEGLLHGVVSLTDILRAVRDAALGEDRELHSIVS